One region of Elstera cyanobacteriorum genomic DNA includes:
- a CDS encoding bifunctional protein-serine/threonine kinase/phosphatase, with the protein MTGKLRISIGQWSEAGVKPINQDFHGAILPGDPATLRKGTALAIADGISSSAVSQIASETAVKSFLTDYYCTADTWSVKTSASKVIAATNAWLYAETRRSDARFDRDKGYVCTFSAMILKSTTAHLFHVGDSRIYRVAGSTLEQLTEDHRLRVSADQSYLARALGGGRDVEIDYRAVPLAVGDLFFLATDGVYEHVTGKEIAVHLDASPDDLDTAARSIVATALANGSQDNLTLQIVRIDALPDPQREEAVLKATDLPLPPLLEARQIFDGYRIERQIYASSRSHLYLATDIESGARVALKIPSIDQRGDTAYLQRFAMEEWIARRLNSPHVLQADPANRARAFLYTVTEFIDGQTLAQWMIDHPAPDLETVRGLVEQIGKGLRAFHRKEMLHQDLRPENIIIDASGTAKIIDFGAAHIFGIEEYSTTATEQVLGTLQYAAPEYFLGYAGTERSDIYSLGVITYQMLCGRLPYGTQVSGARNHRQQRRLAYRSLLKDRSSLPPWIDTTLAKAVSINPAQRFDDISEFIHALRFPNPDWSETRFDPLLNRNPEFFWKMTSLILAIAFIIILFYK; encoded by the coding sequence ATGACAGGCAAACTGCGCATCTCAATCGGGCAATGGTCGGAGGCCGGGGTAAAGCCGATCAATCAGGATTTCCACGGGGCGATTCTCCCCGGCGACCCAGCGACCCTTCGCAAGGGAACGGCATTAGCTATCGCCGACGGGATCAGTTCCAGCGCGGTCAGTCAGATTGCCAGTGAAACCGCCGTAAAAAGTTTTTTGACCGACTATTACTGCACCGCCGATACTTGGTCGGTTAAAACCTCCGCCTCAAAGGTCATTGCCGCCACGAATGCTTGGCTTTACGCCGAAACCCGGCGCAGTGACGCGCGGTTTGATCGGGACAAGGGCTATGTCTGCACCTTTTCGGCCATGATCCTCAAATCGACAACGGCCCACCTTTTCCATGTGGGCGATAGCCGCATCTACCGGGTCGCGGGATCGACGCTCGAACAATTGACCGAAGATCATCGATTGCGGGTGTCCGCCGACCAATCTTACTTGGCGCGCGCCTTAGGTGGGGGCCGGGATGTCGAAATCGATTATCGTGCCGTGCCCCTGGCCGTGGGCGATCTTTTTTTTCTCGCCACCGATGGGGTCTATGAGCATGTGACGGGCAAGGAGATCGCCGTCCATCTGGATGCCAGCCCCGATGATCTCGATACCGCCGCGCGTTCAATCGTCGCAACTGCATTGGCGAACGGCAGCCAGGATAATTTGACGCTTCAGATTGTGCGGATCGACGCTTTGCCCGACCCGCAGCGCGAGGAGGCGGTCCTGAAAGCGACCGACCTCCCTTTACCGCCTCTGCTGGAAGCGCGGCAAATTTTCGATGGCTACCGGATCGAACGACAAATCTATGCCTCGAGCCGTAGCCATCTTTATTTGGCGACGGATATTGAGAGCGGGGCACGGGTAGCGCTGAAAATCCCCTCGATCGATCAGCGCGGCGATACGGCCTATCTTCAGCGGTTTGCGATGGAGGAATGGATCGCCCGCCGCCTTAACAGCCCACATGTTCTGCAAGCCGACCCCGCCAATCGCGCACGAGCCTTTCTATATACGGTGACCGAATTTATTGACGGTCAAACGCTAGCGCAATGGATGATCGACCATCCTGCGCCCGATCTTGAGACCGTACGCGGACTAGTCGAACAGATCGGTAAAGGGCTGCGCGCTTTTCACCGGAAAGAAATGCTTCACCAAGATCTGAGGCCGGAAAATATCATTATCGATGCAAGCGGCACAGCAAAGATTATTGATTTCGGCGCGGCACATATTTTTGGCATAGAAGAATATTCTACCACCGCAACGGAGCAAGTATTAGGAACGCTACAATATGCTGCGCCCGAGTATTTTTTGGGTTACGCCGGAACAGAACGCTCTGATATTTACTCTTTAGGGGTAATCACCTACCAAATGCTCTGTGGTCGTTTACCTTATGGTACTCAAGTTTCCGGTGCACGAAACCACCGACAGCAAAGGCGTCTTGCGTATCGGTCTCTCCTGAAAGACCGAAGCAGTCTTCCACCCTGGATCGATACAACCCTGGCAAAAGCCGTTTCGATAAACCCTGCTCAACGGTTTGACGATATATCCGAGTTTATTCATGCTCTGCGCTTTCCTAACCCGGATTGGTCAGAGACTCGCTTTGATCCGCTCCTTAATAGAAATCCCGAGTTTTTCTGGAAAATGACAAGTTTAATTTTAGCAATTGCATTTATAATAATTTTATTTTATAAATAA
- a CDS encoding formate/nitrite transporter family protein produces the protein MAYLAPSEFVTKMVDAGESKIFMSTRDTFIRAYMAGAILALAACFAVTINVQTGQPLAGAILFPVGFCLLYLLGFDLLTGVFTLVPLAVIDKRAGCTVGGMLRNWTIVFFGNFAGALTVAAMMAIVFTYGFTTEPNAVGKAIGHIGEGRTVGYADHGAQGMLTLFIRGVLCNWMVSTGVVAAIMSTSVTGKILAMWMPIMLFFYMGFEHSIVNMYLFPSGLMLGGNFSLYDYMIWNEIPTVVGNLVGGITFVGLTLYSTHVKTAPKRRIG, from the coding sequence ATGGCATATCTCGCACCGTCCGAATTCGTCACCAAAATGGTTGACGCGGGCGAATCAAAAATCTTTATGTCCACCCGCGATACGTTCATCCGCGCCTATATGGCGGGAGCGATTCTGGCTCTGGCGGCCTGCTTTGCGGTTACGATCAACGTACAAACCGGTCAGCCCTTAGCGGGGGCGATCCTGTTTCCGGTTGGCTTCTGCCTTTTGTATCTACTCGGCTTTGATCTCTTGACCGGCGTTTTCACCTTGGTGCCGCTGGCGGTGATCGATAAAAGGGCCGGCTGCACCGTCGGCGGCATGCTGCGCAATTGGACGATTGTCTTTTTCGGCAATTTTGCCGGTGCCCTTACCGTCGCCGCGATGATGGCGATTGTCTTCACGTATGGTTTCACAACCGAACCGAACGCGGTCGGCAAGGCAATCGGTCATATCGGCGAAGGTCGCACGGTAGGTTATGCCGATCATGGCGCGCAGGGGATGCTGACCCTATTCATTCGGGGTGTTCTGTGCAACTGGATGGTTTCGACCGGCGTGGTAGCAGCAATCATGTCCACCTCCGTCACGGGCAAGATCTTGGCGATGTGGATGCCGATCATGCTGTTCTTCTATATGGGGTTCGAGCATTCGATCGTGAACATGTATCTGTTCCCGTCGGGCCTAATGCTGGGCGGGAATTTCTCGCTCTACGACTATATGATCTGGAACGAAATCCCCACAGTCGTTGGGAATTTGGTCGGGGGGATAACCTTTGTCGGGCTAACACTCTATTCCACCCATGTGAAAACCGCCCCGAAACGCCGGATCGGGTAA
- the nirD gene encoding nitrite reductase small subunit NirD, with amino-acid sequence MTHETDYWFDLGPIQAIPKRGARTVSLPRREIAVFRTANDEVFALENRCPHKGGPLSDGIVHGRKVACPLHNWIIDLESGAATGADQGCARSFPIKVENDRVFIDMGVAAAP; translated from the coding sequence ATGACGCACGAAACCGATTATTGGTTCGACCTGGGGCCAATCCAGGCGATTCCCAAACGCGGGGCGCGCACCGTTAGCCTGCCGCGCCGTGAAATCGCCGTTTTCCGTACCGCCAACGACGAGGTTTTCGCACTCGAAAACCGCTGCCCGCACAAGGGGGGGCCTTTGTCGGACGGGATCGTGCACGGTCGAAAAGTGGCCTGCCCGCTGCACAATTGGATCATCGATCTTGAGAGCGGTGCGGCCACCGGCGCGGACCAAGGCTGCGCGCGCAGTTTTCCGATCAAGGTCGAAAACGACCGCGTTTTCATCGACATGGGGGTTGCGGCGGCCCCGTGA